The nucleotide window CACTGTGTGCAGTTGTTCTACAATCTGAGCGATCCTGGGATGGAGGACATGCTGTACGAGGTGGAACCGGTGCGGCGGTTCGTGGGGCTGCGGCTGTCGGCAGCGCTGCCGGACGAGACGACGATCCTGCACTTTCGGCATATGCTGGAGAAACACCGGTTGGGCGAGAGGTTGTTGGCGGAGATCAACACGCATTTGGCAGGTCGGGGCTTGCGGCTGCGGCAGGGGACGCGACCATCATTGCGGCGCCGACGTCCACCAAGAACCGCGCCGGGCAGCGGGACCCAGAGATGCGGCAGGTGAAGAAGGGGAACCAGTATTACTTTGGGATGAAGCTGCACATTGGCGCCGATGCACAGACGGGGCTCGTGCACAGCTTCAGCGAACAGGGTTCGACACCACGTCGGCGAACGTGCACGACGTGACGCAAGCGGGAGCGTTGCTGCACGGCGCAGAGCAGCAGGTGTGGGGAGACGCCGGGTACGTGGGGGTACAGAAGCGGCCAGAGCATCAGGGGCGCGCCGTAGAGTGGCGCGTGGCGCTCAAGCCCGGACAGCGGCGGAAACTAAAGTCTGAGAGCGCAGCGGCGCAGGTGGAGCGGCGCAAAGCCTCGGTCAGAGCCAAGGTAGAACATCCGTTCCTGTGGGTGAAGCGGCGCTTTGGCTACGCCACGGTGCGCTATCGGGGCTTGCACAAGAACACGCAACGGCTGGCGTTGCTGCTGGGGCTGACCAATGTGATGACGGCCGCACGCCAGTTGGCAACATGACACGGGCGTAGTGCGCCCAAAACACGAGCGGGAGCGAAAAACGCTCCCAGCAGCACCGAAACACGGGCAAAACAGCCCCACCGAAACGCCAAGACACGCCCCAACACGCCCCATAATTCCGCACACACCACTAACACCAAGCCTACACAGAGTTGTTCAGACCTTTCCTAGATCCAAACCAGTCAATCACCGGCTTGCATTCCGAGCAACTTCACTCTCACCCCCGTATCAAGTACGTGGGTAAGGGGGAGAATCCCCGCAATCCGGATAGTTCTCACCAGTCTTGCACACTTTCCGATTGGCCATAGCGGAGAAAGCGGACTGTACAAGCTGCAATCTTCTCACCCCAACTCTCTCCCTGGGGAGAGGAAGAAATCACTGCCTGGGAGAGGGAGTAATCGGTGCCTGGGAAGTGGGAGCAGCCGCTGCCGGGGAGAGGGAGGAAGCCTTGCGCCGCCAGCCCCAATGGTGCTTAGGTCTCCCAGGGAGAGGGAACAACTGCTGCCGGGGAAGACGGAGTGGTTGCCGGTGAGAAGGGGGATTCCCCTGCCGGAGAGAGGGAGTAAGGCTTGCGCCTTTGGCTGAAGCGATGCTACGGCCTCCCTCAAGGTGCGGTA belongs to Chloroflexota bacterium and includes:
- a CDS encoding transposase; translation: HCVQLFYNLSDPGMEDMLYEVEPVRRFVGLRLSAALPDETTILHFRHMLEKHRLGERLLAEINTHLAGRGLRLRQGTRPSLRRRRPPRTAPGSGTQRCGR
- a CDS encoding transposase — translated: MAAPTSTKNRAGQRDPEMRQVKKGNQYYFGMKLHIGADAQTGLVHSFSEQGSTPRRRTCTT
- a CDS encoding transposase — translated: MTQAGALLHGAEQQVWGDAGYVGVQKRPEHQGRAVEWRVALKPGQRRKLKSESAAAQVERRKASVRAKVEHPFLWVKRRFGYATVRYRGLHKNTQRLALLLGLTNVMTAARQLAT